The window TGCTTCCTTGATGAAGATCCAACAACCATTGCCTGTTTTTTAGAAGTTTGGGCAGCAGCAACActtgttttttgctttttccGCCTAGTATACATCCTACACTCTCCAACCCCCGAAGCCTGATACACAGTTGCCCAATTTAgagcatcatcatcttcaaataccaaatcatttccagcatcattatcatcatcttgaTCCATCTCTCCCACGAGCCATTCATTGCATACATCAATATCATTAAGAGaaattggatcaatttcatctctTGCATTATATCTTTGCTTCAATTGTTGGTTGTATTTGACAAACACCAAATCATGCAACCTCTTGTGCTCAagcctatttctttttttggaatgaatctacaacataacaaataaatgttgatttCAATCTCAAATATACTCCAAATATAACTtgatcatcaaaattaaataaaattaaaaagtatagttAGAGTTTTGTCACAATTACTTGCTCAAACACACTCCAATTTCTTTCACATCCTGAAGCACTGCAAGTCAAACTCAAAATCTTAATAGCCAGCTTCTGCAAATTTGGAGTTTGTGACCCAAACATTCGCCACCAATATGCTGCAATACCAATTACCAACCAAGAGCATAACTTAGAATTCTGAATTCTAAcactaatacataaaaaaaatagtatgataAAAGTTTCTTACTAGgagaatgggttttcctttgagcCATTGCAAAGTCGGAACCAAAGTGGTCAGCACCAATCTTGTAAAGATGCAACTCGGTTAGAATTTTCTGTTGCACATCAAATTGTGGAATCAACTTCTTAATGCACTCAAACAAACCATTGGTGACCTCAAAATCAAACTCTAAGTCAGTGTTGTCATAAAAGAACTCTGGATTTAAGAAGTGGGCAGCTGCATGCAATGGCCTATGAAGCTGACAATTCCATCTTTTATCAATGATTTCAAACACATCTTTGTACTTGCTTTCATTGTTGTTGAAAGACTTCataattgtttcttttgccTTGTCCATTGCTTCATAAATATAGCCCATGGCTGGTTTCCTTTCACCATCCACAAGACGAAGCACTTTCACAAGTGGAGCCATGACTTTAAGAGTGTAAACCACACTATTCCAAAAAGAAGGCATGAGCACTACCTTTGCAGCTTCTTTTCCCTTAGGCTCCTTAGatagcttgttcaaggtccattcATCAGAAGTAAACATTTTTCTAATATTGGCTTTCTCTTTGTGAAGCCTTTCCAAGGTTAGATAAGAAGTGGCAAATCTAGTAATAGCATGTCTCACCAATTCCCTCTTGTTTGTAAAATTTCTCAACAAACTTAAGGTACTAGAATGGGCATAGATAAACCCAACTAGATTAATTGCCCTTCTAATGGTCTTCCTTATCAAGGGAAGCTTCCCAATATCTTCAAGCATCAAATCAATACAATGAGCTGCACAAGGAGTCCAATAAATATGTTTCCTTTTCTCCTCCAACAACTTACCCGCTAAAACATAGTTGCTCCCATTATCGGTTACAACTTGAACAACATTCTCTTCTCCAACTTCCTCCACAATGGCATCAAGCAACTCAAAAAGCTTTTCACCTGTCTTCACAAAATCAGAGCCATCAACAGACTCAAAAACATGGTACCAGCTTGAGAgttaatcaaaaaattaatgatgcatCTTTGTTTCCGATCAGTCCATGCATCGGACATAATAGTACAACCATACTTGACCCATTGCTCCCTATGGCCTTTCATCAAATTTTCAGTATATTCAACTTCCTTCTTCAAGAGTGGAACTCTGATGTCATGATAGCTAGGAATGGGCAAATGTGGCCCATATTGACCAATGGCTGCAACCATGTTCTCAAAGCTTTTCAATTTAATGAGGTTGAATGACAAACCTGCTTGGTACCAAAAGCGAGCAATATGTTGATGCACCTTCAATACTTCATTCTTATCCATTGACTCTCTTATGTTCATTTGCCTCAGCATCTCCATTTTTCTCCGATTGATTGCATTTTCTGGATTCTTACAGAATTTGTCCATTGGTCCTCTTTTAGTCCCACACTTTGTCTTTGCACTTGCAGCAGCATTACAAGAGTCCGCAAACTCATCTTCTTCACTTCCATCACATCCAATCGGTTCACCAAATTCAAAATCTCTTATATTTGCCATATTACCACTGCCAGAAGTACTGTAAGTGGTCCCACTTTTTTTTGTAGCCATATATTCCTTCAACTCTTCGATTACATTTGGGGGAGTTTTCTTGCAAGCTGCAACGTTGCCCGACTTCCCAATCAGGTGTTGTTTGGCTCGGGTTATTCCTCCCTTAGTGATTTTTCcacaaaaattacaaacaatggTGTTTGTATCTCCTTCCACTAGTGAATGGCAATATTTCCAGCCTGGGTCTGCCTTATTTTTCCTCGTTGCACTTGCAGTAGCAGCATCGGATGATGGTTCAGCCATTTAAAAGAGGtctgaacagaaaaaaaaaattgtggtgtcaaatacgaaaaaaaaaaaaacagactgTTGACAGTAAAAAGGGGTGTCAAatagcaaaaggaaaaaaaaaagctgtaGACAGAAAAATGGGGTGTCAAACAGCAAAAagcccaaaaaaaattaaaaaaaaaaagaagcagacCGCGTCTTCTTcctgtcttcttcttcttcgtgcgTTCACTGCGTTGCCGGGGTCTTCTTCTTCGCTCGTCGCCGCCGTTCGTGCGTGCTGCAGGGGGTGGTGTCGCGGCGGCGTCTGGGTGGTGTCGCGGCGGCTGGGTGGTGTTGCGGCTGCAGGTAGGCTGTTGGGTGGTGTCGTCGCGGCTGCAGGTAGGCTCGTCACGGCGGTTCTCGTGCGTGCGGCTGGGTAAGCTGTAGAAGTCGCGTGCGGCGGTTCGTTCGTTCGTGTGGAAGCCGGGTAGGGTTCTCGTGAagctttttatttaaagaatagCCGGGTAGGGTTGGGTCGGGTCGGCCCAACTCCTACCGCGGACAAAAAACCCACGAAATCCGCCATTTCCGCCACCCCGCCACGACCGCCATGGCTATGGCGGCCGCCATGGCGCCGCCATCCCGAACCCGCAACGCCACCGCTATTCGGTGGCGTTTTTTCGAAATTCCGCCACGGAAAACCGCCATGGCGCCGCCATGGCCGCCATTTAACAACACTGAATCTGCCCCAAGCCACCTATCTGTCCAAAATATGATTCTTTCCCCACTCCCAACCTTCCAAGTCATATTGTGACTGAAAATATTAGGATCCGACTGATGGTAAATCTTTCTAATATCCCTCCACCAGTGAGAATGACCCCTCTTGTTAGAATGAAGCTGGAACTCTGACCAGTCCCCATATTTAGAAATTAGGACTCTAACCCAAAGCTGCTGCTGACCCGATAGTAGTTGATAGCACACTATAGCTGAGTGGAGTGGTACTGGACCGCTATAGGATTCAGATATTGGAGCAGTTTCAATAGTGACCATTGATAGCAGACAAATGGCGATTTTTTGTGTACTATAGCGGTGCTGCCATGATATAGTCTTAACAGTAACCAATTTTTACCCCTGGAACACTGTTGTTAGGTTTTTTTTGGGggtaaaatatttcataaaacgTACCTTTGTTTTGGCCTCTGTTCCATCACtgtttataagattttttttccccGTGTTCTGTCCTTTTGTCTTCCTCTAGACTTCCCTGTTCACATCCTGCTAAATTTTATCTAGTCTGTTgcattctttttctattaatttcttcatctttcattttttttacttcattactATGTTCTTATTGCTTCTAGGTGGATGGTGATTATAAGTGTGAACTgtgacttattttttattataaatttctttaattttggatATTTTGTCTTGTTTCTTTGAGTATTTATGTGTAGTATATATACTATTTAGTTTGTATGCTAGCATTTAAAATAGTGGTCAGTCCACTATCCAGATATAGCATTTTCAGAGTAGACTGCTACCCACCACTATCTGAAATTGATAACTATTGTtgatagaagataaagatattACCAATGCCAAGTGAGAATGATATCATTATTATGTAATTCCTTTAGTGATTTATCTGAGGATCATTTTTGTGTTTAGGTGTGTCTTCACTTTTTAATGATTAAGAACTATGAAACACCGTACTTGTACATCCAAAATGGTTGTTGTATTAGTGTTCAATACGAATCATGTCAGATACTTCTAGCCTACTTTCagttattgattgaaattttgtaCCAATACAAGTGGGATTGCACtataattagataaattataGTATTTTATTGTGTCTACAATGACTAATGCTGACTTTAGGAAACTTTGATATCTTTattctaattaatatttgtgtttttatgttaacattatATCAATTTCTTATGCTGTATCTTATCTGTGCTTTATCTGTCTCATGTTAGAAGGCATGTATCTTAGAAGGCATGtatgattaataataatttcttcttgCAGGGAGGTAGCTTACGTGGAGAATTTGTAGATGCAACTCCATTTCGAAGTTCGGTTACGAAAGACAGTGGGGAGTCTGATTCAAAATCAGGTTCACTTGTCGATGATCTTGGCCTTCTGCTAAGAGAAAAGGGATTTAATTATCATGGTTTGGAGGTTCTATACAGTGGTGTTTATGGAACAGAACTAACATGTGAGATATTTATTGGACCTGTTTATTATCAGCGGCTGCGTCACATGGTTTCAGACAAATTTCAGGTGAACAAATTCACTGTTTTTTACTTCCTATAAAACCATCAGCGAAAATGATACTTTCCTTATTTTCTGTGTTGACACATTAAAAATGTTTGGCTATCTAGTGGTTGTGATGGTGTTGTTAGATGACAGTGTAAAAAGCTTCATAATGTAATGTGTATATCAAATTTAACACAATAAATTGTTAGGATTTTTATGCTGGCAGGAGTGGATCAGTAgaacttctttttgtttttttgaattgCTTTCTGTAGACAACAAATTCAAAGACATTTTGATAAACAATAGTTCTAATATTGACTCTTGTTGATGAGTAGATTGCTTGGTATTTTTATTCACTTTTCCCTCTTAATTGCAATAAAGGGTTATCTTCTATGTTACAGGTTCGATCTACTGGCACAATTGACCAGGTCACCCGGCAGCCGATAAAAGGACGAAAGCGTGGTGGGGGAATTCGATTTGGAGAAATGGAACGCGACTCTCTGCTTGCACATGGAGCTGCATATCTTCTGCATGATAGGTTGCACACCTGTTCTGATTATCACATTGCCGATGTTTGTTCACTTTGTGGAAGCATGCTTGCAACAACATTCATCCAACCTCAAAAGCGGCCAGTTCGGGAGATTGGTGGGCTACCCCCTGGAAGAGCTCCGAAAAAGGTCACTTGTCATGCTTGCCAAACGAGTAAGGGCATGGAGACAGTCGCCATGCCCTATGTATTTAGATATTTGGCTGCTGAGTTAGCAGcaatgaatataaaaatgactCTTAAGCTCAGTGATGGAGCCGGAGTTGGAGCGTGATATGTTTTTTGACTTTTGAGTATAGTCTCAGTTGCTAAGATGGCatatacttaattttattgGATGTGTTAAGTTTGTGATTTGCATCAACATGAATGACTAATAGTAATGGAGCTCAGATGCTTGCTCACATCATGGGGAGTTAAAAATTTTCCAGGCCATGCATTCTTATTGGTGACACCACAGACTGTAATCTGAATTGCTGGCTGCTTTTAACAGATCCAGATAGTTGTGCAAGGATTTAAGTTCTTCATGTTGTCAATTGTCATGTGGAAATTGTTTAATGGTTTCAGATGGTGGGAGGAGATAggttgattttataatattgtAAATTGTATCATAGCCTTGAGCCCTTGAGTTGTGCTGAAGGCACCCTTATTTATTGTTTGAGGACAAATACAGTTGTCTATTATTTTgcatattaaattatgttatatcCTCCTTTAGTAAAAGTTAATTCATAcaatatttagtttaattttgatactcCCTTACtcttagaattaattttatatcaacCAATTAGAAATAACTAAATATAACTTTTgaagtaattattaaataaatttttattatgtgaCAAATCTATAATTGGGTGAAAGTGTTAAATTCGTAATAATATcagtaaatttaattatttttttattacactattttctctctctctctctgtatatatatatatataaaatcatatacCTTGTTATTTGTTTATCTCGTTGTACTTTTTGCTTAAAAATGTTCCGAATcaaaatgtaattataattgACTACCTGTTCCAGTACATTGAATAGGAAGGGAAAATAAAGACAAGAAATAAAggtagaaaaaataaagaaagtatgatcatattaaaagatatttattatgattgatCGGTTAGTTTGACGAAATAGGTCCAATTAGTTGAATTACTACTAGAGCCTAGAGGTTAACATGGCTTCGGCTAGGTTATGCATTTTACAAGTATTAATAttaagggtgttgctaggtgcattTAGTATTATTGTTGGTGTAtccaacattttaaaaaaaaatactaaaactgTTCTTGTATGTTAATATTAAGCgcatacagatcaacttgatctataAAAGGCTTacgatcaagttgatccataaaagACTTACGAATCATGTTGATCTGTaagtcttttacggatcaacttaaaaggcttacggatcaagggtatttcaatctttttctcttaagtgttgggtgcaccagtaATAATGTTGGGTGTACCTAGCAACACCCTAATATTAACTTGTTTCTCAAATTAAAAGAATGAATTtgacctttttttaaaaaaaaaaaatttgacctATTCATTTGATATAGATTATTTTTAAGACTTGACTTAAAGACTAATCAAAAACCCATATTTGTTGGGGCATCTTACAAGCAACCTTTTTAAATTCTATCTAGAATGATTGACTAACTTGATAGTAGCTTGTGCATTGCGCagggtaagaaaaaaaaatattaatagtgaCCCATGTTTGAGTGTTTTAAACTTGGAAATTGAGTGcactaaaaattacaaaaaagagagagaagaagggtaataatatgatttttttttttttacagaagtaGACCTCTCTTCAGCTCCTTCTCAAAATACACCTATTTGAATTATAATACTCAAACTACACTAGTTTTCATCATCTTTGGAAAGTCGTGATTGGCT of the Glycine max cultivar Williams 82 chromosome 13, Glycine_max_v4.0, whole genome shotgun sequence genome contains:
- the LOC121173316 gene encoding uncharacterized protein — translated: MLEDIGKLPLIRKTIRRAINLVGFIYAHSSTLSLLRNFTNKRELVRHAITRFATSYLTLERLHKEKANIRKMFTSDEWTLNKLSKEPKGKEAAKVVLMPSFWNSVVYTLKVMAPLVKVLRLVDGERKPAMGYIYEAMDKAKETIMKSFNNNESKYKDVFEIIDKRWNCQLHRPLHAAAHFLNPEFFYDNTDLEFDFEVTNGLFECIKKLIPQFDVQQKILTELHLYKIGADHFGSDFAMAQRKTHSPTYWWRMFGSQTPNLQKLAIKILSLTCSASGCERNWSVFEQIHSKKRNRLEHKRLHDLVFVKYNQQLKQRYNARDEIDPISLNDIDVCNEWLVGEMDQDDDNDAGNDLVFEDDDALNWATVYQASGVGECRMYTRRKKQKTSVAAAQTSKKQAMVVGSSSRKQKAVQENDEDLDVEENIDVESEEEEIMVNFEASDGEEGEGDAPLPYDNNEDDYVGIGEDD